Proteins from a genomic interval of Beijerinckia indica subsp. indica ATCC 9039:
- a CDS encoding HupE/UreJ family protein produces MIKALFSLGFVIAALSAPSFAFAHPGAGLAHEHGFGALSGLLHPFSGVDHLLAMVAVGMVAALLGGRALWLVPASFLGMMALGSALGMAGFDLPFVETGIGLSVAIFGLIVAGGLKMPVAASIGLVGFFALFHGHAHGTEMPAAASVFAYGAAFLLATALLHGIGIGLAVLGNRLNATSAQTLQRAAGCAMSLAGIAFLTGAF; encoded by the coding sequence ATGATCAAGGCCCTTTTCTCACTCGGCTTCGTCATTGCCGCCTTGTCGGCCCCTTCTTTTGCTTTCGCTCATCCCGGCGCGGGCCTCGCGCATGAGCATGGTTTCGGTGCCTTGAGCGGGCTCCTGCACCCGTTCAGCGGCGTCGATCATCTCCTCGCCATGGTCGCAGTCGGCATGGTTGCCGCCTTGCTCGGTGGCCGCGCCCTGTGGCTTGTGCCGGCCAGCTTTCTCGGCATGATGGCTCTCGGCAGCGCATTGGGCATGGCTGGCTTTGATCTGCCCTTCGTCGAGACCGGCATCGGCCTGTCCGTGGCAATCTTCGGTCTGATCGTGGCGGGCGGCCTCAAAATGCCTGTCGCCGCCTCCATAGGTCTTGTTGGCTTTTTCGCCCTGTTTCACGGCCATGCGCATGGCACCGAAATGCCCGCGGCGGCCTCTGTCTTTGCCTATGGCGCGGCGTTCCTGCTCGCCACGGCTCTCTTGCATGGCATTGGTATTGGTCTCGCTGTTTTAGGCAATAGGCTGAACGCAACCTCGGCGCAGACTCTGCAGCGGGCGGCTGGTTGCGCCATGAGCCTTGCCGGGATCGCCTTTCTGACCGGCGCGTTTTAA
- a CDS encoding outer membrane protein, producing MLRKFLLSTTAFAALSGAALAADLPSRAAPPVYVPPVPIFTWTGVYVGGDIGYAWGNTSYNSQIFSAPARFAFGSYSPDGVTGGAHVGYNFQAGPSFIGTGNFVIGIEGDVQGSNYSKSVVGFANDIYTSKLDITGSIRGRLGIAFDRALIYATGGAAFGGITNQLQLRNGAFFSNDRTAVGWTVGGGIEYAVTNNWSVRAQYLYSDYGHTNSFFPNAQVHKHDTQNKVTVGFSYKFDTFAPLAPVVAKY from the coding sequence ATGCTGCGCAAATTCCTTCTCTCCACGACCGCTTTCGCGGCCCTCAGCGGGGCGGCTCTTGCTGCCGACCTGCCTTCTCGTGCCGCCCCCCCGGTTTATGTTCCCCCGGTTCCGATCTTCACCTGGACCGGCGTCTATGTCGGTGGTGACATCGGCTATGCCTGGGGCAACACCAGCTATAACTCGCAGATCTTCTCTGCTCCGGCTCGCTTCGCTTTCGGCTCCTATAGCCCCGATGGCGTGACCGGCGGCGCGCATGTCGGCTATAACTTCCAGGCTGGCCCGTCCTTCATCGGCACCGGTAACTTCGTGATCGGTATCGAAGGTGACGTCCAGGGTTCGAACTATTCGAAGAGCGTTGTCGGCTTCGCCAACGACATCTACACCAGCAAGCTCGACATCACTGGATCGATCCGCGGCCGTCTCGGCATCGCCTTCGACCGCGCCCTTATCTACGCGACCGGTGGTGCGGCCTTCGGTGGTATCACGAACCAGCTTCAGCTCCGCAACGGCGCGTTCTTCAGCAACGACCGGACGGCTGTGGGTTGGACGGTCGGCGGCGGTATCGAATATGCCGTCACCAACAACTGGTCGGTTCGTGCTCAGTACCTTTACTCTGATTACGGCCACACCAACAGCTTCTTCCCGAACGCTCAAGTCCACAAGCACGACACCCAGAACAAGGTCACTGTCGGCTTCAGCTACAAGTTCGACACCTTTGCGCCGCTCGCGCCGGTCGTTGCCAAGTACTGA
- the modA gene encoding molybdate ABC transporter substrate-binding protein codes for MTKITRRTWGALGLLLTFTLALPQWSLAQAPAPAPTAGTGPVIFAAASMKTALDGVAAAWQAQTGKKPAISYASSAVLAKQIEQGAPADIFISADVEWMDYLDKAKLLKPGTRRNLLGNELVLIEPANDNVALKITSGFDLAKATGDSKIAVCTISSCPGGIYAKQAFENLKVWSEVEPKLAQADNIRNALALVSRGEAKFGVVYATDAKAEPKVKVVDTFPSASHNPIVYPIALLNSSTNPDAQAFAGFLTSQAATKILTDQGFSILQK; via the coding sequence ATGACGAAAATCACGCGACGCACTTGGGGAGCGCTGGGCCTGCTTTTGACTTTCACGCTGGCCTTGCCGCAATGGAGCCTTGCGCAGGCACCGGCACCCGCGCCAACGGCTGGGACAGGTCCCGTTATTTTCGCGGCGGCCAGCATGAAGACCGCGCTCGATGGCGTCGCCGCCGCCTGGCAAGCTCAGACCGGCAAAAAGCCCGCGATCTCCTATGCGTCCTCCGCCGTTCTCGCCAAGCAGATCGAACAGGGAGCTCCGGCTGATATTTTCATCTCCGCCGACGTCGAATGGATGGATTACCTCGACAAAGCCAAGCTCTTGAAACCCGGAACGCGGCGGAATCTCCTTGGGAATGAATTGGTCCTGATCGAGCCCGCCAATGACAATGTCGCCCTGAAAATCACTTCTGGCTTTGATCTGGCCAAAGCCACGGGCGATAGCAAGATTGCCGTCTGCACCATCAGCTCCTGCCCAGGGGGTATTTATGCGAAACAGGCCTTCGAGAATTTGAAGGTCTGGAGCGAGGTGGAGCCGAAACTGGCGCAAGCCGACAATATCCGCAACGCCCTGGCGCTGGTCTCGCGCGGTGAGGCGAAATTCGGTGTGGTCTATGCCACCGACGCCAAGGCAGAGCCGAAGGTCAAGGTCGTCGATACCTTCCCCTCCGCGAGCCATAATCCGATCGTCTATCCGATCGCGCTCCTCAATAGCTCGACCAATCCGGACGCGCAGGCCTTCGCTGGTTTTCTGACCTCGCAAGCGGCGACGAAGATCCTGACGGATCAGGGCTTCAGCATCCTGCAGAAATAA
- a CDS encoding glycoside hydrolase family 3 N-terminal domain-containing protein, with amino-acid sequence MFAVVGMLAVWQAARPWIDRHYVLANREPETVDVERHFVVGYDNIATIRELVRDAHIGGIFLTRRNVEGRTLTEVAAEIDGLQSIRREAGLPGLIVAADQEGGPVSHLSPPLPIPPALSSIAGLPLDKRFEAAEQLGVVQGSALREIGITMDLAPVCDLMPQSPPGIFDRHTRIAARSISDDPTIAAVIASGFSKGLLAMGVTPTAKHFPGLGRVTADTHLFSASLNTAEEDLLKTDWVPFRAVLDIPGAAVMLSHVSLDNVEFGVPASRSKRVITGILREQWGFRGVAISDDLTMGAAQHAGLCRAVEGAFNAGIDLLLVSWDADKIYPALRCGLDALNAGRLDRAMLKQSAQRLDQLKGR; translated from the coding sequence TTGTTTGCTGTCGTTGGCATGCTCGCGGTGTGGCAAGCCGCTAGACCTTGGATCGATCGGCATTATGTGCTCGCCAACAGGGAGCCGGAAACCGTCGATGTCGAACGCCACTTTGTCGTTGGATACGATAACATCGCAACCATCAGGGAGCTGGTTCGTGACGCCCATATCGGCGGCATTTTCCTGACGCGTCGTAATGTCGAGGGCCGGACACTTACAGAGGTTGCGGCTGAAATCGATGGCCTTCAGTCGATTCGGCGCGAGGCCGGCCTTCCTGGCCTCATCGTTGCGGCCGATCAGGAGGGCGGGCCCGTCTCACATCTCTCACCGCCATTGCCAATCCCGCCAGCCCTGTCCAGCATCGCCGGCCTCCCGTTGGACAAGCGCTTTGAAGCTGCCGAGCAACTCGGCGTCGTTCAAGGTTCCGCTCTGCGAGAGATCGGCATCACGATGGATCTTGCGCCCGTGTGCGATCTCATGCCCCAGAGCCCTCCCGGCATCTTCGATCGGCACACCCGTATCGCGGCACGATCGATCTCCGATGATCCGACCATCGCCGCCGTGATCGCCAGCGGCTTCTCAAAGGGCCTTCTTGCCATGGGTGTGACGCCCACGGCCAAACATTTCCCTGGCCTCGGGCGCGTCACAGCTGACACCCATCTTTTCAGTGCCTCGTTGAATACGGCCGAGGAGGACCTTCTCAAGACTGATTGGGTCCCGTTCCGCGCGGTTCTCGATATTCCTGGTGCCGCTGTCATGCTGTCCCATGTCTCGCTTGACAATGTCGAGTTTGGCGTCCCCGCGTCACGCTCCAAGCGCGTCATCACCGGCATTCTGCGTGAGCAATGGGGGTTCCGTGGAGTCGCCATCAGCGATGATTTGACAATGGGTGCAGCCCAACATGCCGGCCTATGCCGAGCCGTTGAAGGGGCGTTCAACGCCGGGATCGATCTTTTGCTGGTTTCTTGGGATGCGGATAAGATCTATCCAGCCTTGCGCTGCGGTTTGGATGCGTTGAATGCAGGGCGGCTCGACCGAGCCATGCTGAAGCAAAGTGCACAGCGGCTGGATCAACTTAAAGGCAGATAG
- a CDS encoding ferritin-like domain-containing protein: protein MGFFSKDIQNMSDLFLYTLKDIYYAEKRITNTLPKMIDKAYDPELKSSFETHLSETEQQIIRLESIFRMCGVEAETETCPAIDGIIKETDNINSEIADQEVCDAALVAAAQAVEHYEITRYGTLVTWAKQLGRGDCANLLQQTLEEEKKTDAKLTQLAEAKLNIRAVG, encoded by the coding sequence ATGGGATTCTTTTCAAAAGATATCCAGAATATGAGCGATCTCTTCCTCTATACGCTAAAGGACATTTATTATGCCGAGAAGCGTATTACGAATACTCTCCCTAAGATGATCGATAAAGCCTATGATCCGGAGCTCAAGAGTAGCTTCGAAACGCATCTGAGCGAAACCGAGCAACAAATCATTCGTCTTGAAAGCATATTTCGGATGTGTGGTGTCGAAGCCGAGACCGAAACCTGCCCTGCCATAGATGGCATTATCAAAGAAACCGACAATATCAACAGCGAAATTGCTGACCAAGAGGTCTGCGATGCAGCTCTCGTCGCGGCAGCACAGGCTGTCGAACATTACGAGATTACTCGTTATGGAACTTTGGTCACCTGGGCAAAACAGCTTGGCCGCGGTGATTGCGCAAATCTTCTGCAGCAAACGTTGGAAGAAGAAAAGAAGACAGATGCAAAGCTCACTCAGCTCGCAGAAGCCAAGCTGAACATCCGGGCTGTGGGTTAG
- the modC gene encoding molybdenum ABC transporter ATP-binding protein gives MIDVDVTLKVGSFTLAVTFRNGHGVTALFGQSGSGKSVTLSLIAGLKRPDKGHIVIDGHTLVDTEKGIFVPSYRRRIGVVFQDSYLFPHFSVRQNLLFGRWFAPKNDRKIDFDAVVETLGISRLLDRQPQRLSGGERQRVAIGRALLSCPHLLLFDEPLAALDQNRKLEILPLIEKLRDEFHIPMVYVSHAMEEVVRLASCIVLLEGGQVKAIGNAEEIFGRAATQLSISRLERSSILMMEVGPRDGTYDLTPLNHPSGRIWLISYNGKVGEKVRVLVNATDVAVSLVKPNSLSMQNVLQGTVSGFYTEGPAVMVEIVLLGDGKIFAMISRRAFEDLRLEAGTQVFALFKSTALDENQAALVYPNIV, from the coding sequence ATGATCGATGTTGATGTCACTCTGAAGGTCGGGTCCTTCACGCTCGCGGTCACCTTTCGCAACGGTCACGGCGTTACCGCGCTTTTTGGTCAGTCCGGTTCCGGAAAATCGGTCACCTTGAGTCTGATTGCAGGACTCAAACGGCCGGACAAAGGCCATATCGTGATCGATGGCCATACGCTCGTCGATACGGAGAAGGGGATCTTCGTGCCGTCCTATCGGCGGCGCATTGGCGTCGTCTTTCAGGATTCCTACCTGTTTCCGCATTTCAGCGTCAGGCAGAATCTGCTGTTTGGACGCTGGTTCGCGCCGAAGAATGATCGCAAGATCGATTTCGATGCCGTCGTCGAAACGCTGGGGATCAGCCGCTTGCTCGACCGGCAGCCGCAACGCCTCTCGGGCGGCGAGAGACAGCGTGTCGCCATTGGCCGGGCTCTTCTGTCCTGTCCCCATCTTCTGCTTTTCGATGAGCCCCTGGCTGCGCTCGATCAGAATCGCAAGCTCGAGATCCTGCCGCTAATTGAGAAATTGCGAGACGAATTCCATATTCCGATGGTCTATGTCTCGCACGCGATGGAAGAGGTCGTGCGTCTTGCCAGTTGCATCGTCCTTCTCGAAGGTGGGCAGGTGAAGGCGATCGGCAATGCCGAGGAGATTTTCGGGCGGGCGGCCACGCAATTGAGCATCTCCCGGCTCGAACGCTCCTCAATTCTAATGATGGAAGTCGGTCCGCGCGACGGAACCTATGACCTGACCCCTCTGAATCATCCTTCGGGCCGGATCTGGTTGATTTCCTACAATGGCAAGGTCGGGGAGAAAGTGCGTGTATTGGTCAATGCAACCGATGTTGCCGTGAGCCTCGTCAAACCGAACAGCCTCAGCATGCAGAACGTGCTGCAGGGTACGGTCAGTGGTTTTTATACGGAAGGCCCAGCGGTGATGGTCGAGATTGTCCTGCTCGGCGATGGGAAGATTTTTGCCATGATCAGCCGTCGTGCCTTCGAGGATCTGCGTCTTGAGGCTGGCACGCAGGTCTTTGCCCTGTTCAAATCCACCGCCCTCGATGAAAATCAGGCGGCGCTCGTATATCCCAATATTGTCTGA
- a CDS encoding CsbD family protein: MDWNRVEGNWKQIRGKIKEKWAQLTDDDLDKIEGRREQLEGKIQERYGITQDAIRKDVDDWLNTLH, encoded by the coding sequence ATGGATTGGAACCGTGTCGAAGGAAATTGGAAACAAATAAGAGGAAAGATCAAGGAGAAGTGGGCACAACTCACGGATGACGATCTTGACAAGATTGAAGGCCGTCGTGAACAGCTTGAAGGAAAGATTCAGGAACGCTATGGCATTACGCAAGATGCCATACGCAAAGATGTCGATGATTGGCTTAATACATTACATTGA
- the rimO gene encoding 30S ribosomal protein S12 methylthiotransferase RimO — translation MAHPVMTFDKPSSASPKISFVSLGCPKALVDSERIITRLRAEGYELTKSHRGADAVIVNTCGFLDSAKAESLAAIGEAAAENGKIIVTGCMGAEPESLQTAYPDLFAITGPQAYESVMEAVHAAIAPPDNPFTELVPPQGIKLTPRHYAYLKISEGCNNRCSFCIIPHLRGDLVSRPIGEILQEAEKLVSAGVKEILVVSQDTSAYGVDLKYAETLYGDRTLRSKFIDLARELGSLGVWVRLHYIYPYPHVDAVLDLMAEGKILPYLDIPFQHASRNVLRAMRRPGDQEKTLSRIEEWRKLCPDLTLRSTFIVGFPGETEDDFQILLDWLSEAKLDRVGAFKYEPVADAPANDLDLTPVAPEVQTRRYQRFMEHQQKISARRLREKIGKHVSVIIDEASPKAAIGRTKGDAPSIDGKVHITTHRPLRVGDIVKVKIEAADAYDLHGKAV, via the coding sequence ATGGCACACCCCGTCATGACCTTTGATAAGCCTTCTTCCGCTTCACCAAAAATCTCCTTCGTCTCCCTCGGCTGTCCCAAAGCTCTGGTCGATAGCGAGAGAATTATCACGCGGTTGCGTGCCGAAGGTTATGAATTGACGAAAAGCCATCGTGGCGCCGATGCGGTCATCGTCAATACCTGCGGTTTCTTGGACAGCGCCAAAGCGGAATCGCTCGCGGCCATCGGCGAAGCCGCTGCGGAAAATGGCAAGATCATCGTCACAGGATGCATGGGCGCAGAGCCCGAATCCCTGCAAACGGCCTATCCCGATCTTTTCGCAATTACCGGCCCACAAGCCTATGAAAGCGTGATGGAGGCCGTGCATGCCGCCATCGCGCCACCCGATAATCCTTTTACAGAACTGGTCCCGCCGCAGGGAATCAAGCTGACCCCGCGTCATTACGCCTATTTGAAGATTTCCGAAGGCTGCAACAATCGTTGTTCCTTCTGCATCATTCCGCATTTACGCGGCGATCTCGTCTCACGGCCAATCGGTGAGATTCTTCAAGAAGCGGAAAAACTGGTCTCGGCTGGCGTCAAGGAAATCCTGGTCGTCTCGCAGGATACGAGCGCCTATGGGGTCGATCTCAAATATGCCGAAACCCTTTATGGGGATCGCACGCTCCGCAGCAAATTCATTGATCTTGCGCGGGAACTCGGTTCCCTCGGCGTCTGGGTCCGCCTGCATTATATTTACCCCTATCCGCATGTGGATGCCGTGCTGGACCTGATGGCGGAAGGCAAAATTCTTCCCTATCTCGACATTCCCTTCCAGCACGCAAGTCGCAATGTTTTGCGTGCGATGCGCCGGCCAGGCGATCAGGAAAAAACACTTTCGCGCATCGAAGAATGGCGCAAACTCTGTCCGGATCTGACTTTGCGCTCGACCTTCATCGTCGGTTTTCCCGGCGAGACAGAGGATGATTTTCAAATCCTTCTGGATTGGCTGAGTGAAGCCAAGCTCGACCGTGTTGGCGCCTTCAAATATGAGCCTGTCGCTGACGCCCCAGCCAATGATCTCGATCTAACACCTGTGGCGCCGGAGGTTCAGACTCGCCGCTATCAGCGTTTCATGGAACATCAACAAAAAATAAGCGCTCGCCGTCTGCGGGAAAAAATCGGCAAGCATGTGAGCGTCATCATTGATGAAGCAAGCCCGAAGGCAGCAATCGGCCGGACCAAAGGCGACGCGCCGAGCATAGATGGCAAGGTCCATATTACGACACACCGCCCCTTGCGTGTCGGTGATATTGTAAAAGTCAAGATCGAGGCGGCCGATGCCTATGATCTGCACGGGAAAGCTGTTTAG
- the modB gene encoding molybdate ABC transporter permease subunit, giving the protein MELSADEWVAIWLSLKIAIVATAVSLPFGIFFSYALARWDFPGKILLNGLIHMPLVLPPVVTGFILLILLGRKGVIGSYLAEIGIVFSFRWTGAAVAAAVMGFPLMVRAMRLSFESIDQRLEKAAETLGASPVARFFLVSLPLSLPGVIVGAIMAFAKALGEFGATITFVSNIPGETQTIAAAIYTFTQVPGGDTNAMRLTVISTLLALTTLFISEIVQRRAERRLALQA; this is encoded by the coding sequence ATGGAACTTTCCGCCGATGAATGGGTCGCCATTTGGCTGTCGTTGAAGATCGCCATTGTCGCGACAGCGGTGAGCCTGCCTTTCGGGATTTTCTTTTCCTATGCCCTCGCGCGATGGGACTTCCCGGGCAAGATCCTGCTGAATGGCTTGATCCATATGCCTCTGGTTCTGCCGCCGGTCGTCACAGGCTTCATCCTGTTGATTCTTTTGGGCCGCAAAGGAGTCATTGGCAGTTATCTGGCGGAAATCGGCATTGTCTTTTCTTTCCGCTGGACTGGCGCCGCCGTCGCCGCCGCTGTCATGGGATTTCCGCTCATGGTGCGGGCCATGCGGCTGTCCTTCGAATCCATCGACCAACGGTTGGAGAAAGCTGCCGAAACACTGGGCGCTAGTCCCGTCGCAAGGTTTTTTCTGGTCAGTCTGCCCCTGTCCCTGCCGGGGGTGATCGTCGGGGCGATCATGGCCTTCGCCAAGGCATTGGGCGAATTCGGTGCGACGATTACCTTCGTCTCCAATATTCCGGGGGAGACCCAGACGATTGCTGCGGCCATTTATACTTTCACGCAGGTTCCAGGCGGGGACACGAATGCCATGCGCCTGACGGTGATCTCGACTCTCCTGGCGCTGACGACTTTGTTCATCTCTGAAATCGTCCAGCGGCGGGCGGAACGGCGTTTGGCTCTACAAGCATGA
- a CDS encoding type IV pilus assembly PilZ, whose product MSNPTWGKGLLLEARPCAGPDLESSDPWDVTYRVTSGRENEDRRKARRRRTRLRCGKLLDVRNAFVIECRIYDRSTLGARLRLDKPIPDLDPISLYEDQTEQIHEARLIWQGQGELGIAFTSTGRLAPITHVQRAFLRGRYYAMRD is encoded by the coding sequence ATGTCGAACCCAACCTGGGGCAAAGGACTTTTGCTGGAGGCGCGCCCATGCGCGGGGCCAGACCTCGAATCGTCCGATCCTTGGGACGTCACCTATCGTGTGACGAGTGGCCGAGAAAATGAAGACCGGCGCAAGGCCCGGCGGCGCCGGACGCGCCTGCGCTGTGGCAAGCTCCTCGATGTCCGCAACGCTTTCGTGATCGAATGCCGGATTTACGATCGTTCAACCCTCGGCGCCCGCCTCCGCCTCGACAAGCCGATTCCGGATCTGGATCCGATCAGCCTTTACGAAGACCAGACAGAACAAATTCATGAGGCGCGGCTTATCTGGCAGGGACAAGGAGAACTGGGGATAGCCTTCACATCGACTGGAAGACTGGCTCCCATCACACATGTTCAACGAGCATTCCTGCGTGGCCGCTATTATGCGATGCGTGACTGA
- the mltG gene encoding endolytic transglycosylase MltG, which translates to MAPMSSHIDGLPEQGYQPILAVGGLFGRGTGPQSPNEALQPQAAPPPPPNKPSNRRRGRLSAFSGFLSFLLIAAIGIMVVLIWTQRKMQEPGPLTADRVVFIAPGTEVPDIIARLDREGIIDSPLGLNIALLVEGKRSKVKAGEYLFKQGASLRDVMDTLVSGKQVLHALTLPEGLTSTQIVARIMEDDVLQGDIRDVPKEGTILPETYKFTRNSLRADLVRKMQEDQKRIVDQVWQRRASDLPLKSPYELVILASIVEKETGKADERPHVASVFLNRLQKRMRLQSDPTIVYGLVGGKGTLGRAILRSEVEKPTPYNTYVIDGLPPGPIANPGRAALEAVANPSRTRDLYFVADGTGGHVFAETLDQHVRNVQKWRQIEHDAKEKQQAPDVDKIAPTPDQHGEADFPGAVYGGLPPALATPSAAALSSLRNALVKEQKGGALSAKAGEAKLARASAAAAQKYGLGPGLDELGLSIRGVPSGAEAAAALDGPISAETAEAAGGSMVLPVSAARRAEQKARAMRLGLEPGRDELPAEAPADSSVAVLTQPQQEGRAAVHGPHHGVTDASEGKSFDPLLDKTYDLNYAKTVPVIGKNDPRL; encoded by the coding sequence ATGGCCCCCATGTCTTCGCATATCGATGGCCTGCCGGAACAAGGATATCAGCCCATTCTCGCGGTGGGAGGCTTGTTTGGGCGCGGTACCGGACCGCAGAGCCCGAACGAGGCCTTGCAGCCGCAGGCAGCGCCGCCGCCGCCCCCTAACAAGCCCTCGAACCGTCGGCGCGGACGCCTTTCGGCCTTTAGCGGCTTTCTCTCCTTTTTATTGATCGCCGCGATCGGCATCATGGTCGTGCTGATCTGGACCCAGAGGAAAATGCAGGAACCGGGGCCCCTGACGGCGGACCGAGTTGTCTTCATCGCGCCTGGCACGGAAGTGCCCGACATCATCGCCCGCCTTGATCGCGAGGGGATTATCGATAGTCCGCTGGGACTCAATATTGCCTTGCTGGTCGAGGGCAAGCGCTCCAAGGTCAAGGCTGGTGAATATCTTTTCAAACAGGGTGCGAGCCTGCGTGATGTGATGGACACGCTCGTCAGCGGCAAACAAGTCTTGCACGCCCTGACCCTGCCCGAGGGACTGACCAGCACCCAGATCGTCGCGCGCATCATGGAAGATGATGTCCTGCAAGGCGATATCCGAGATGTTCCTAAGGAAGGTACGATCCTTCCTGAAACCTATAAATTTACCCGCAATTCCTTGCGCGCCGACCTCGTTCGCAAGATGCAGGAAGATCAAAAGCGTATCGTCGATCAGGTTTGGCAGAGGCGGGCGAGCGATCTTCCTTTGAAATCCCCTTACGAACTGGTCATCCTGGCCTCGATCGTCGAAAAGGAAACTGGCAAGGCGGATGAGCGGCCCCATGTGGCCAGCGTGTTTCTCAACCGCCTGCAGAAACGTATGCGGCTGCAATCGGACCCGACGATCGTCTATGGTCTGGTTGGCGGCAAGGGGACGCTCGGCCGGGCCATTCTGCGTTCCGAAGTCGAGAAGCCGACCCCTTATAATACCTATGTGATCGACGGCTTGCCGCCGGGCCCGATCGCCAATCCCGGCCGGGCGGCGCTTGAGGCCGTCGCGAATCCTTCCCGCACGCGTGACCTCTATTTCGTCGCCGATGGCACCGGCGGACATGTCTTTGCCGAAACACTCGATCAACATGTGCGCAATGTTCAGAAATGGCGGCAGATCGAGCACGATGCCAAGGAGAAGCAACAGGCCCCTGATGTCGACAAAATTGCACCCACGCCTGATCAGCATGGGGAAGCCGATTTTCCGGGTGCCGTCTATGGCGGCTTGCCGCCCGCTTTGGCGACACCGTCCGCCGCAGCCTTATCGTCCCTGCGCAATGCCCTCGTGAAGGAACAAAAGGGGGGTGCCCTTTCGGCGAAGGCGGGAGAGGCTAAACTGGCGCGTGCGTCAGCCGCGGCCGCGCAAAAATATGGCCTTGGCCCGGGGCTTGACGAATTGGGTCTCTCGATTCGGGGCGTGCCCTCGGGTGCGGAAGCTGCGGCTGCGCTTGACGGGCCGATTTCGGCGGAGACAGCGGAAGCCGCTGGGGGATCGATGGTTCTGCCGGTTTCCGCTGCACGCCGGGCGGAACAAAAAGCCCGGGCCATGCGCCTGGGGCTCGAACCCGGCAGGGACGAACTCCCAGCTGAAGCTCCTGCCGATTCTAGCGTTGCCGTATTGACGCAGCCCCAGCAGGAAGGGCGTGCTGCCGTTCATGGACCGCACCATGGGGTCACGGATGCCTCCGAGGGCAAGTCGTTCGATCCCTTGCTCGACAAGACCTATGATCTCAACTATGCGAAGACGGTCCCTGTCATCGGAAAAAATGATCCGCGGCTTTAA
- a CDS encoding SRPBCC family protein, which yields MTDVAGERSIVVEGMLIQRPELVWRVLTEADLIARWFMPNDFEAEPGQTFTFRSGPVGDWDGLSQGEVLEAEPYWRLRYSWRGGSHNLPGFGRYIDTVLTWTLSPLPNGTHVRLEHSGFTDDSAPVFEIMNSENGWQAVINRFAKVVNEVAEDE from the coding sequence GTGACCGATGTGGCGGGAGAGCGTTCGATTGTGGTCGAAGGGATGCTGATCCAGCGTCCAGAACTCGTCTGGCGTGTGCTGACCGAGGCGGATTTGATCGCGCGTTGGTTCATGCCCAATGACTTCGAGGCTGAGCCTGGTCAGACATTCACCTTTCGCAGCGGCCCGGTCGGTGATTGGGATGGACTTTCGCAGGGCGAGGTTTTGGAGGCCGAACCCTATTGGCGGCTGCGCTATTCCTGGCGCGGTGGCTCGCATAATCTGCCGGGCTTCGGCCGTTACATTGATACGGTCCTGACCTGGACTCTTTCGCCGTTGCCGAACGGCACACATGTCCGGCTCGAACATTCGGGATTCACGGACGATTCCGCTCCCGTTTTTGAAATCATGAACAGCGAGAACGGCTGGCAAGCCGTGATCAATCGCTTCGCCAAGGTCGTGAATGAAGTCGCCGAAGACGAGTGA